A section of the Pseudomonadota bacterium genome encodes:
- a CDS encoding HAD family hydrolase, with product MWSGPRNISTAMMRAFENRPDTVVMDEPFYAAYLRDTGLDHPMREAILADQENHWEKVVALCTSPLSDGVTLSYQKHMSHHMLDHYELDWLPQLRHCFLLRDPARVLMSYEKKRERPTLNDIGLEQQVNLYKRICSQATVAPMVIDSADFLQQPRAYLEQLCAYIDVPFSTRMLSWPAGKRDSDGIWAAHWYNRVWLSTEFEAPRTAPITLAPHLRAVYEKAKPLYDFLYAKRVQIG from the coding sequence ATGTGGTCGGGACCGCGCAATATTTCGACCGCAATGATGCGCGCGTTTGAGAACCGCCCTGACACGGTGGTGATGGATGAGCCGTTCTATGCCGCTTACTTGCGCGATACCGGTCTAGATCACCCCATGCGCGAGGCCATTTTGGCGGATCAGGAAAATCACTGGGAGAAGGTTGTTGCGCTGTGTACGTCGCCACTGTCAGACGGCGTGACGTTGAGCTATCAAAAGCACATGAGCCACCACATGCTCGACCACTACGAGCTGGATTGGCTGCCGCAGTTGCGCCACTGTTTTTTGCTGCGCGATCCCGCGCGCGTGTTGATGTCGTACGAAAAAAAGCGTGAGCGCCCGACGCTTAACGACATTGGTTTAGAGCAGCAAGTTAATCTGTATAAGCGAATATGTTCGCAAGCGACTGTGGCGCCGATGGTTATCGATAGTGCAGACTTTCTGCAACAGCCGCGTGCGTATCTTGAGCAACTCTGCGCATATATTGATGTACCGTTTTCAACACGAATGCTTTCGTGGCCTGCTGGAAAACGTGACAGTGACGGAATCTGGGCCGCGCATTGGTACAACCGAGTGTGGTTATCGACGGAGTTTGAGGCTCCGCGCACAGCACCGATTACGCTTGCCCCACACTTGCGTGCGGTCTACGAAAAGGCAAAACCGCTTTACGATTTTCTGTACGCCAAGCGCGTACAGATTGGATAA
- a CDS encoding NAD(P)/FAD-dependent oxidoreductase, translating to MKQYDAIVIGAGHNGLTNAAFLAEAGLSVLVVEKNDYIGGATVSRELYSDWKYSNCSYVCSLLRPEIYRALNLARHGLQVTPYGGGVTYMENGDYFAAYRDRELAYREYARHSLHDAETWRRFKTETARQCRFIRDFMLSTPPDPTSFRPRDLRELMTIGQAFGELDEAVMYDTFRFWSMSVADYLDEFFETDIVKANLAGSGIIGTALGPYSPGTAYVMLHHYMGDVDGNVGTWGLARGGMGAVSQALYGAVRERGGEVRTNAPVEQILVKDGRATGVALASGEELTSSIVVSNLDVKRTFLTCMSETKLPADFVKGVEHFRIRGSSGKVNIALDGLPTFSALPKGSPLYGGDMHFVDSVKRLERGYDDWKAGRWSQDPYLDMLMPTTCDPTMAPPGKHFMSVFVQYCPPRLATGEWTDADRDAFGQTVIDQIGRFSPDFKDLILHMEVRTPRELEAEVGLTSGNIFQGELTLDQLLFNRPLPGYAQYRAPVKGVYMCGSSTHPGGGVMAAPGANAAREILRDLKQPNTVPENFGDD from the coding sequence TTGAAACAGTACGACGCGATTGTCATCGGCGCCGGCCACAACGGCTTAACCAATGCTGCCTTTCTGGCTGAGGCTGGCCTGAGTGTGCTGGTGGTTGAAAAGAACGACTACATTGGTGGCGCAACCGTGAGTCGAGAGCTGTACTCCGATTGGAAGTACTCCAACTGCTCGTATGTGTGCAGTCTGCTGCGGCCCGAAATATACCGCGCGCTGAATCTCGCTCGCCATGGTTTGCAGGTGACGCCCTACGGTGGTGGTGTCACGTATATGGAAAACGGCGACTATTTCGCGGCTTATCGGGATAGAGAACTGGCCTATCGGGAGTATGCGCGTCATTCGCTGCACGATGCTGAGACGTGGCGCCGCTTCAAAACCGAGACCGCGCGCCAGTGTCGTTTCATTCGCGACTTTATGCTGTCCACACCACCGGATCCGACCTCGTTTCGGCCCCGTGATTTGCGTGAACTCATGACGATCGGCCAGGCGTTTGGCGAACTCGATGAAGCGGTCATGTATGACACCTTCCGTTTCTGGAGCATGAGCGTCGCAGACTATCTTGACGAGTTTTTTGAGACCGACATCGTCAAAGCCAATCTGGCCGGCAGCGGCATTATCGGCACGGCACTCGGGCCTTATTCTCCGGGTACCGCCTACGTCATGCTTCATCATTATATGGGGGATGTGGATGGCAATGTGGGCACCTGGGGGCTGGCGCGTGGCGGCATGGGTGCGGTCTCGCAGGCACTGTACGGCGCGGTTCGTGAGCGCGGGGGCGAGGTGCGCACCAACGCACCGGTCGAGCAAATATTGGTGAAAGATGGGCGCGCAACCGGCGTTGCGCTGGCCTCTGGAGAGGAGTTGACGAGCTCGATCGTCGTGTCCAATCTCGACGTCAAGCGCACGTTCTTAACGTGTATGAGCGAGACTAAACTGCCCGCCGATTTTGTGAAGGGCGTTGAGCACTTTCGCATTCGCGGTTCGTCGGGCAAGGTCAACATCGCGTTAGACGGGTTACCCACCTTTAGCGCCTTGCCCAAGGGCAGTCCGCTCTACGGCGGTGATATGCATTTTGTCGATAGCGTCAAGCGCCTCGAACGCGGGTACGACGATTGGAAAGCAGGAAGGTGGTCCCAAGATCCGTACCTCGACATGCTCATGCCCACAACGTGCGATCCGACCATGGCACCGCCGGGTAAGCATTTTATGAGTGTGTTCGTACAGTACTGCCCACCTAGGCTCGCGACCGGTGAATGGACAGATGCCGATCGCGATGCGTTTGGACAAACCGTGATCGATCAGATCGGTCGCTTCAGCCCCGATTTCAAGGATCTGATTCTACATATGGAAGTGCGCACACCGCGAGAGCTTGAAGCCGAGGTGGGTCTGACCTCGGGGAATATTTTTCAGGGCGAACTGACGCTTGACCAGCTGTTGTTCAACCGACCGTTGCCGGGGTATGCGCAGTATCGAGCGCCCGTTAAAGGGGTGTATATGTGCGGTTCGAGTACTCACCCCGGAGGTGGCGTAATGGCGGCACCGGGCGCCAATGCAGCGCGCGAAATTCTGCGCGATCTGAAGCAGCCCAACACGGTGCCGGAGAACTTTGGCGATGACTAG
- a CDS encoding aminomethyltransferase family protein, whose product MNLSTAVSPFHLRTAAANRLNLWHQWKGVTVSDAYDDEELEYFALRNSTGLFDLSPLNKYRISGPDARDFLNRLVTREVSTLEAGRVTYVVWCDDAGKVLDDGTLFHVDDGVYRLCAYERHYAWLMASAIGFDVTIEDETSLAALAVQGPTSCAVLKALGFNGVELLPPFRLNWYELNGVPVMCSRTGFTGDLGYELWLHPSCAVELWDGLMEAGKHLGVRPVGTNAYEMARIEAGFLQAGVDFIGADQVVRPGRARSPFELGLAALVDFDKPHFTGRRALLDEKKRGSKWRLLKLDVAGNKPAHHAYLYAGQSRQIGFVTSAVWSPVCKANLAIASVEQPFGEPNDDLHADIYYQRELHWSRVLAPCKIVEGAFWHPARRRATPAGNF is encoded by the coding sequence ATGAATCTGTCGACCGCTGTAAGCCCCTTTCATTTGCGCACGGCTGCCGCCAATCGTCTGAATCTCTGGCACCAGTGGAAGGGTGTGACGGTCAGCGACGCGTATGACGATGAGGAGCTGGAGTATTTCGCCTTGCGCAACTCCACGGGCCTGTTTGATCTGTCACCACTCAACAAATATCGCATTTCGGGACCCGATGCCCGAGATTTTCTCAATCGGCTCGTGACACGAGAGGTGAGTACGCTTGAAGCCGGTCGCGTTACGTACGTTGTTTGGTGTGATGACGCTGGCAAGGTACTCGATGACGGCACGCTGTTTCATGTGGATGACGGAGTGTATCGATTGTGTGCCTATGAGCGGCACTATGCCTGGCTTATGGCCTCCGCGATCGGTTTCGATGTGACGATTGAAGACGAAACGTCCCTGGCCGCACTGGCCGTTCAGGGTCCGACGTCGTGTGCGGTGCTCAAAGCATTGGGTTTTAATGGGGTCGAATTACTTCCGCCGTTTCGTTTGAATTGGTACGAACTGAACGGGGTTCCGGTGATGTGTTCGCGCACGGGGTTTACCGGTGACTTAGGCTACGAGTTGTGGCTACACCCATCCTGTGCGGTCGAGCTTTGGGATGGGCTTATGGAAGCCGGTAAACACCTGGGCGTTCGCCCGGTCGGCACGAATGCCTATGAGATGGCGCGAATCGAGGCTGGCTTCTTGCAAGCAGGCGTCGACTTTATCGGTGCGGATCAGGTTGTTCGCCCTGGCCGCGCCCGTTCGCCGTTCGAACTGGGATTGGCCGCCCTTGTGGACTTCGACAAGCCCCATTTTACCGGGCGTCGTGCTCTGCTTGACGAAAAAAAGCGAGGGTCCAAATGGCGCCTTCTGAAGCTGGACGTCGCGGGCAACAAACCGGCCCATCACGCTTATCTCTATGCGGGACAGTCGCGGCAGATCGGCTTTGTGACCTCCGCCGTCTGGTCGCCGGTATGCAAGGCAAATTTGGCTATCGCCTCGGTCGAACAACCGTTTGGCGAACCCAACGATGATCTGCATGCCGATATCTACTATCAGCGAGAGTTGCACTGGTCGCGTGTCCTGGCGCCCTGCAAAATAGTCGAAGGTGCGTTCTGGCATCCTGCGCGTCGCCGCGCCACTCCTGCGGGCAATTTTTAG
- a CDS encoding acyl-CoA dehydrogenase family protein: MDFYTHEHHEIQRTTRRFVEQEINPFVDEWEKAKMFPAHELFKKMGDLGLLGIQKPEADGGLGLDYSYNVACVEALGETDCLAIPMAIGVQTDMATPCLANHGSQELRDEFLQPAIRGDKVACLGVSEPEAGSDVSAIKTWAREDGGDYVINGQKMWITNAIQADFMTALVNTGDGDAHHNKSLIVIPMDTPGVERARKLDKMGMHSSDTGLIHFDNVRVPKRYCVGEPGQGFTYQMTQFQEERLWVAAAAVRVLEMTIDDTIAYTRERRIFGQSVLDHQAVHFRLAELKTEVTLFRALLEQTILRYRSGQDVLQQVSMLKLKTGRLYREVVDGCLQYYGGMGFMNDMLISRRFRDMRLASIGGGADEVMLSIIAKTMGVAPTTRR; this comes from the coding sequence ATGGATTTTTACACACACGAACATCATGAAATTCAGCGCACGACGCGACGCTTTGTCGAGCAAGAGATCAATCCGTTTGTCGATGAATGGGAAAAGGCAAAGATGTTTCCCGCTCATGAGCTGTTTAAAAAAATGGGCGATCTGGGCCTGCTCGGCATCCAAAAACCCGAAGCGGATGGCGGCCTGGGGCTAGATTACAGCTACAACGTCGCCTGTGTGGAGGCGCTCGGTGAGACGGATTGCCTCGCCATACCAATGGCGATCGGCGTGCAAACGGACATGGCCACGCCGTGTCTGGCTAATCACGGGTCTCAGGAATTGCGCGACGAGTTTTTGCAGCCGGCGATTCGTGGCGACAAGGTCGCGTGTTTAGGTGTGTCGGAACCGGAAGCGGGCAGTGATGTGTCAGCCATCAAAACCTGGGCTCGCGAGGATGGCGGAGACTACGTGATCAACGGCCAGAAGATGTGGATCACCAACGCGATACAGGCGGATTTTATGACGGCGCTGGTCAATACCGGTGACGGCGATGCGCATCACAACAAAAGCCTCATTGTGATTCCGATGGATACGCCGGGTGTGGAGCGAGCCCGCAAGCTCGACAAAATGGGCATGCACTCGTCGGACACAGGGCTTATTCACTTTGACAATGTGCGCGTGCCCAAACGGTATTGTGTGGGCGAACCGGGTCAGGGTTTTACTTATCAAATGACGCAGTTTCAGGAAGAGCGATTGTGGGTGGCCGCCGCTGCGGTTCGAGTGCTTGAGATGACCATCGACGACACAATCGCTTACACGCGTGAACGACGTATTTTTGGACAGAGTGTGTTGGACCATCAAGCGGTGCATTTTCGACTGGCTGAGCTCAAGACAGAAGTGACCCTATTTCGAGCGCTGTTAGAACAGACGATCCTCCGCTATCGGTCGGGTCAAGATGTGCTGCAGCAGGTGTCCATGTTGAAGCTCAAAACCGGACGACTCTATCGTGAGGTGGTGGACGGTTGCCTGCAATACTATGGCGGAATGGGGTTTATGAATGACATGCTCATTTCGCGTCGATTTCGCGACATGCGTCTGGCATCGATCGGTGGTGGCGCCGATGAGGTAATGCTGAGCATTATCGCGAAAACGATGGGCGTGGCGCCGACAACGCGCCGCTGA
- a CDS encoding MFS transporter, protein MAHPTRIRYGVLALLVLASCVSYVLRYLLSAAAPSLTQEFGLTAEHLSWVFAAFSVGYVVCQFPAGLIADRFGARRAMTIAMLFWGVLTLATAWIPADASVGWVVGLLIVVRCLVGVAHAPLYPVTGATTQRWFPPGQWALPNGLSSAGLTLGSAATAPLLIVLINVMGWRSAFVVLSTMAFVAAALWWLFIRDTPGAHPRVNEQEASLITGERARRDDKRSPSRWRDVLRNRNVLLLTLSYFCMNFVFYQLFNWMFYYLVEIRQIEAQTASYLNALQWIAAAIGATLGAIWCDRLSRRRGMQFGCRAPAVAGLVLSGVLILFGAMAQTPWVMALVLSFAFFCHQGTEGAYWAAAIRAGGPQAGAACGVMNTGGNLVGVLNALLVPWLAGTFGWPVALGSGTVFALTGAALWLAVQLDETPDASRVLESSQRTG, encoded by the coding sequence ATGGCGCACCCAACCCGAATTCGCTACGGCGTGCTGGCGCTGTTGGTTCTCGCTAGCTGCGTATCGTACGTGCTGCGCTACCTACTGTCTGCCGCCGCGCCGTCGCTTACTCAGGAGTTTGGGCTCACAGCTGAGCATCTGAGCTGGGTGTTTGCGGCTTTCTCGGTGGGCTACGTGGTGTGCCAGTTTCCCGCGGGGCTGATCGCGGATCGGTTTGGTGCCCGGCGCGCGATGACGATTGCGATGCTGTTCTGGGGCGTGCTCACCTTGGCGACCGCATGGATACCTGCCGATGCATCGGTCGGTTGGGTGGTCGGTCTGCTCATCGTCGTACGGTGCTTGGTCGGTGTGGCGCATGCGCCGCTCTACCCCGTCACAGGGGCGACGACTCAGCGTTGGTTTCCGCCCGGACAGTGGGCATTGCCAAATGGCTTGTCGAGTGCGGGCCTCACGCTCGGTTCAGCCGCCACCGCGCCGTTGCTCATTGTGTTGATTAACGTGATGGGTTGGCGCAGCGCGTTTGTAGTGCTCTCCACCATGGCCTTTGTCGCCGCCGCATTATGGTGGTTGTTTATACGGGATACGCCCGGCGCGCATCCGCGCGTCAACGAACAGGAAGCATCGCTCATCACGGGTGAGCGAGCCCGACGTGACGACAAGAGGTCGCCGTCGCGTTGGCGAGACGTGCTCAGAAATCGCAATGTGCTGCTGCTCACGCTCAGTTACTTTTGCATGAACTTCGTGTTTTATCAGTTGTTCAACTGGATGTTCTATTACCTGGTTGAAATCCGTCAGATCGAGGCGCAAACGGCGAGTTATCTCAATGCGCTACAGTGGATCGCGGCGGCGATCGGTGCCACGTTGGGGGCGATTTGGTGCGACCGATTGTCGCGTCGTCGAGGGATGCAGTTTGGCTGTCGAGCACCCGCGGTTGCCGGCCTTGTGCTCAGCGGCGTCCTGATTCTGTTTGGTGCGATGGCCCAGACGCCGTGGGTGATGGCGCTCGTCTTATCTTTCGCGTTCTTTTGCCATCAGGGCACTGAGGGCGCGTATTGGGCGGCGGCTATACGTGCGGGAGGACCGCAGGCCGGTGCGGCCTGCGGCGTGATGAATACAGGTGGCAATCTGGTGGGTGTGCTCAATGCACTGCTCGTTCCGTGGTTGGCCGGTACGTTTGGATGGCCCGTCGCCCTGGGCAGTGGCACCGTGTTCGCACTGACCGGCGCCGCCTTATGGCTCGCCGTGCAGCTGGATGAGACTCCCGATGCATCACGGGTTCTCGAATCGAGCCAACGAACCGGCTGA
- a CDS encoding FAD-dependent oxidoreductase, producing MTFAEQARRRRERILQKLRETEFDVVVVGAGINGAASAAALAAGGARVALIDKADFAGNTSSNSSSLVWGGIKYLENYEFGLVNKLCKGRNELTAAFPSTVREVRFLTTLRRGFRMPAWFVYLGTWLYWAFGRFATRRPAYFRPSGIKSREPLINTDEAAGGFEYSDCYLPDGDARFVWRFVVQCMRHGGVAANYLGLERADWQEGLWQLRVRDRQSDTPFVMRTRLVVNACGPEVDALNAKIGQETRFHHVFSKGVHLIVKRLTSEERVLTFFASDGRMFFVFPKGARSCIGTTDTQVPSPYVDVTDEDRDFILNNINALLDLEVPLTKADIIAERCGVRPLVIAGSAGQEGSADWLQLSRKHEIHCNEAERYISIFGGKLTDCLNVGDEVTSLVAQCGLNVAHAPRGGLGEPGLKLKEEFMEYVRQQNLDTHTADATRGTLSARLWRRYGNAAKSIAERIADKPDTARTLFPDSSFTWAELEYAAANEMIETLHDLFRRRSSIALVVPQDVLRERTRLDSIAAVLFGDDAEQKIAEFLASPPTAIKE from the coding sequence ATGACCTTTGCCGAGCAGGCCCGCCGCCGCCGCGAACGGATTTTGCAGAAATTGCGTGAAACGGAATTTGATGTCGTGGTGGTTGGTGCTGGAATCAATGGTGCGGCTTCCGCCGCCGCGCTCGCCGCCGGCGGCGCACGCGTGGCGCTAATCGATAAGGCGGATTTCGCCGGGAACACCAGCTCCAACTCGTCGAGTTTGGTTTGGGGTGGGATTAAGTATCTAGAGAATTATGAGTTTGGGCTTGTTAATAAACTCTGCAAGGGTCGTAACGAACTGACGGCGGCATTTCCAAGTACCGTGCGCGAAGTCCGCTTTTTGACCACGCTTCGCCGCGGATTTCGAATGCCCGCCTGGTTTGTTTATTTAGGTACATGGTTGTACTGGGCGTTTGGGCGTTTTGCCACGCGTCGACCGGCCTACTTTCGTCCGTCCGGCATAAAATCTCGTGAGCCGCTCATCAATACCGACGAGGCGGCCGGCGGTTTTGAGTACTCTGACTGTTATCTACCGGACGGTGACGCGCGCTTTGTGTGGCGTTTCGTTGTGCAATGCATGCGCCACGGAGGCGTTGCGGCCAATTATCTCGGATTAGAGCGTGCTGATTGGCAAGAGGGTCTATGGCAGCTTCGCGTGCGCGACCGACAGTCCGATACGCCGTTTGTCATGCGTACCCGTTTGGTGGTCAATGCGTGTGGTCCCGAAGTGGACGCACTTAACGCGAAAATCGGTCAGGAGACACGATTTCACCATGTGTTTTCAAAAGGCGTGCACCTAATTGTGAAGCGCCTGACCAGTGAAGAACGTGTGCTGACTTTTTTTGCGAGTGACGGACGGATGTTTTTTGTCTTTCCCAAGGGTGCTCGCTCGTGTATCGGTACGACCGACACCCAGGTGCCGTCACCGTACGTAGACGTGACCGACGAGGATCGCGACTTTATTCTGAATAACATTAATGCGCTGCTTGACTTAGAGGTGCCGCTGACCAAAGCGGACATTATTGCTGAGCGTTGTGGCGTTCGACCTCTGGTCATCGCCGGCAGTGCCGGGCAGGAAGGAAGCGCCGATTGGTTGCAACTGTCGCGCAAACACGAGATTCACTGCAACGAAGCCGAACGCTATATCAGCATTTTTGGCGGCAAGCTCACCGACTGCTTAAACGTGGGTGACGAGGTGACTAGCCTGGTGGCGCAGTGTGGTTTAAACGTGGCGCATGCGCCAAGAGGGGGGCTGGGTGAGCCCGGGCTTAAGCTTAAAGAAGAATTTATGGAATACGTGCGGCAGCAAAATCTCGATACCCATACCGCCGATGCGACCCGGGGCACGCTGTCAGCCCGTCTATGGCGCCGCTATGGCAATGCCGCAAAGTCCATCGCCGAGCGCATCGCTGATAAGCCAGACACCGCGCGCACGCTTTTTCCCGACAGTAGCTTTACTTGGGCGGAGCTTGAGTACGCAGCTGCAAACGAGATGATCGAAACGCTGCACGATTTGTTCCGTCGACGCTCCAGCATCGCGTTGGTGGTGCCGCAAGACGTGCTGCGCGAACGGACTCGACTAGACAGCATTGCCGCCGTGCTGTTTGGGGATGACGCTGAGCAGAAGATCGCGGAGTTTCTGGCGTCGCCTCCAACCGCCATCAAGGAATAG
- a CDS encoding aminotransferase class IV: protein MAKGTHDYSEDARNRDILISINGDLVPRAKAVVSVFDSGFILGDGVWEGLRVHNGRVAFLDRHLERLEQGAKAIDLDIGLTRAQLAQQIDAVLQANEMTEGVHIRLMVSRGVKATPYQDPRVTIGPPTIVIIPEHKEALPETLTRGISLFTVHVRRGYPDVQDPKLNSHSKLNCITACIQATKAGADEALMLDPHGFVATCNSTHFFIVRRGEVWTSTGDYCLGGITRENVLRLCADHDIPHRERNFSLTDVYDADEAFVTGTFAGVAPVTRIDGRTIGDGERGPMVARLQTLYLELLAGS, encoded by the coding sequence ATGGCTAAAGGCACACATGACTACTCCGAGGATGCGCGCAATCGCGACATTCTGATTTCCATCAATGGCGATTTGGTGCCGCGTGCGAAAGCCGTTGTGTCTGTGTTTGACAGCGGTTTTATTCTCGGTGACGGTGTTTGGGAGGGGTTGCGCGTACACAACGGCCGCGTGGCGTTTCTCGATCGGCATCTTGAACGCTTGGAGCAAGGCGCCAAGGCCATCGATCTGGACATCGGTCTCACCCGAGCGCAGTTAGCGCAACAGATCGATGCAGTACTCCAAGCCAACGAGATGACAGAGGGCGTGCACATACGCCTCATGGTCAGTCGCGGCGTAAAGGCTACGCCCTACCAAGATCCGCGTGTAACCATCGGTCCACCCACGATTGTCATCATTCCTGAGCACAAAGAAGCGCTGCCCGAAACGCTGACACGAGGCATTTCCCTGTTTACGGTGCATGTACGACGCGGCTATCCGGATGTGCAGGATCCCAAACTCAATAGTCATAGTAAGCTCAACTGCATCACCGCCTGCATTCAGGCCACCAAAGCGGGTGCCGACGAGGCGCTCATGCTCGATCCGCATGGCTTTGTGGCGACGTGCAATTCGACCCACTTTTTCATTGTGCGGCGCGGTGAAGTATGGACGTCGACAGGCGACTACTGTCTAGGCGGAATTACCCGTGAGAACGTACTCAGGCTATGCGCCGATCACGACATTCCTCACCGCGAGCGCAATTTTTCGCTGACTGACGTTTACGATGCGGATGAAGCCTTTGTTACTGGCACCTTCGCCGGAGTGGCACCGGTGACGCGCATCGATGGGCGAACGATTGGCGATGGCGAGCGAGGACCAATGGTTGCGCGACTGCAAACTCTTTATTTAGAGCTACTTGCGGGCAGCTGA
- a CDS encoding NAD(P)/FAD-dependent oxidoreductase gives MTSAAIIGGGHNGLVTAALLAEGGVDTTVYEARSALGGMAAVSEFAPGFRAPGPALFFYQLAPAVLHELTLQSTLAKRASLDTVVLSDGAAPIVFNRTAVLRGLPEHDVQAYRGLMEQMRRFGGLLETLYARRPPKLKPDTHRERFALARLGLDLRRLGRDDLRALLRVGAGNVYDVFNEWLTTDALKGALALDGTLGSHLGPRSGNTVLNFMHRLSGAPPLVHAAGGENLIDALREVAEQRGVKIRTEAPVAQVVVKRGRASGIVLESGEIISADRVVSNLDVRATVLSLVGARHFDAGFIRRVHHIRCSGNVARLDLALAGMPSVNNLNENDLAQRLVIAPTMDHVENAFNPAKYGQWSDECVMEFGLPTLIDPSLAPSGQHVLSASVQYVPYELKEGWTDAAKTRLTEQLLDQLERYLPGLRQQVVSSRLQTPLDLEYAYGVSGGHWHHGELSLDQFLFVRPTYGAERYALPVDGLYLCGASTHPGGGVSGAAGRNCAREILREVNAR, from the coding sequence ATGACTAGTGCAGCCATCATCGGTGGCGGACATAATGGCCTCGTGACCGCGGCATTGCTCGCAGAAGGTGGCGTTGATACCACGGTCTATGAGGCGCGGTCAGCGCTGGGTGGTATGGCGGCAGTGAGTGAGTTCGCTCCCGGTTTTCGTGCGCCTGGGCCAGCGCTCTTTTTCTACCAGCTCGCGCCCGCTGTGCTTCACGAATTGACGTTGCAATCAACGTTGGCGAAGCGCGCCTCGCTCGACACGGTTGTGCTCTCGGACGGCGCGGCGCCGATCGTCTTCAACCGTACCGCGGTGCTTCGCGGACTGCCCGAACACGATGTACAGGCCTATCGCGGCCTAATGGAACAAATGCGGCGCTTTGGTGGGCTGCTCGAAACCCTCTATGCTCGGCGCCCACCCAAACTCAAACCCGATACGCACCGCGAGCGATTTGCACTCGCACGATTGGGTTTGGATCTAAGACGGCTCGGTCGCGACGATTTGCGGGCGCTGTTGCGGGTGGGCGCCGGCAATGTCTACGATGTGTTTAACGAGTGGCTGACCACGGATGCCCTCAAAGGGGCGCTAGCGTTAGACGGGACACTGGGTAGTCATCTCGGGCCACGTTCGGGCAACACGGTCCTGAATTTCATGCATCGTCTGAGTGGGGCACCGCCGTTGGTCCACGCCGCCGGCGGCGAGAATTTGATCGACGCGTTGCGAGAGGTCGCCGAACAGCGTGGCGTCAAGATTCGCACCGAAGCCCCTGTGGCTCAGGTCGTGGTCAAGCGTGGTCGCGCCAGCGGCATCGTATTGGAATCCGGCGAAATAATCTCGGCGGATCGGGTGGTATCCAATTTGGATGTTCGCGCTACCGTGTTGTCACTGGTCGGTGCGCGCCACTTCGATGCCGGATTTATACGTCGGGTGCATCATATTCGTTGCAGCGGTAATGTCGCGCGACTGGATTTGGCTCTGGCGGGGATGCCATCGGTTAACAATCTAAATGAAAATGACCTCGCTCAACGGTTGGTGATTGCGCCAACAATGGATCACGTCGAAAACGCGTTTAATCCGGCCAAGTATGGACAGTGGTCGGACGAATGCGTGATGGAGTTTGGCCTGCCCACCCTCATCGATCCGTCGCTCGCTCCGTCTGGGCAGCATGTCCTGAGCGCGTCGGTGCAATATGTGCCTTATGAGCTCAAAGAAGGCTGGACTGATGCGGCCAAGACGCGACTCACAGAGCAACTTCTCGACCAACTCGAGCGTTATCTGCCGGGGCTGCGACAACAAGTTGTGTCGTCGCGGCTGCAAACGCCGCTCGACCTGGAGTATGCCTATGGCGTGTCCGGTGGTCACTGGCACCACGGCGAGCTGTCCCTCGATCAATTTTTATTTGTGCGGCCAACCTATGGTGCCGAGCGGTATGCGCTCCCAGTAGACGGTTTGTATCTTTGCGGCGCGAGTACCCATCCCGGTGGCGGCGTCAGCGGCGCGGCAGGTCGCAACTGCGCCCGAGAAATACTTCGAGAGGTCAATGCACGATGA
- a CDS encoding thrombospondin type 3 repeat-containing protein — translation MMYQVSLSSAAKRLAAGCILLFCFSATAQDTDGDGVPDLTDNCSQVPNPAQLDVDADLLGNACDADFNNDGSVNFLDFVQLTGAFQTANPLFDLNGDGIVNFLDISLFVPSFNGTPGPGAIGASFASDVQPIFMSKCAPCHTILGLGGHNLATSYADNLATGSQFTCGGTTIGECALVRVRSGQMPPGAGCTGNPVTDAGNVSCLNYTEQSLVFSWINGGLAP, via the coding sequence ATGATGTATCAAGTAAGCCTATCCAGCGCGGCGAAGCGCTTAGCGGCAGGTTGTATCCTGCTATTTTGTTTTAGCGCGACCGCACAAGATACCGATGGCGACGGTGTGCCGGATCTTACCGACAATTGCTCGCAAGTGCCCAATCCCGCCCAGCTTGATGTGGATGCGGATTTGCTCGGCAATGCGTGTGACGCCGATTTTAATAATGATGGCAGTGTCAACTTTCTGGATTTCGTGCAACTGACCGGCGCCTTTCAAACCGCGAACCCACTGTTTGATCTCAATGGGGATGGCATCGTTAACTTCCTCGATATCTCGCTGTTCGTGCCGAGTTTTAACGGCACACCTGGACCCGGCGCCATCGGTGCTTCGTTCGCCAGCGACGTGCAGCCCATTTTCATGAGCAAATGTGCACCGTGCCACACCATTCTTGGTCTTGGCGGTCACAATCTGGCCACGTCCTACGCCGACAACTTGGCGACGGGCAGTCAGTTCACCTGTGGTGGCACAACAATCGGCGAATGTGCGCTGGTGCGCGTACGATCCGGTCAGATGCCGCCGGGCGCGGGCTGCACAGGCAATCCCGTCACGGACGCGGGCAATGTAAGCTGCCTGAACTACACCGAGCAATCGCTGGTGTTTTCTTGGATAAACGGCGGGCTCGCACCGTAG